CAAACGCCGCTTTCGCGCTGGCGTGCGCACCGCTGTCGGTCAGAACTTCACCCAGGTCTTCGAACATACCGGCGAGTCCGTAGTTGCCAAACGAACTTTCGGGACGCAACGACAGGTAATGTTTCAACGCTGTGATGCCATCCAACAGAGCAGTTTCGGCATCGCTTAGACGGTCCAGCTTGCGCAAATTCTTTGCGTGTTCCCGCAGCGAGTAGGCCAGAAAAAATCCGTAGACGGGAACGTCAGAAAAGTCCTCTACCAGCCCCTGATACAACAGGACTGATTCTTCAAACCGCTCGTCAGCAGCCGCTGGCGACGCTGTACGGCTCAGAATTCCGGCTTGTTCCTTCAGCGTTCTTGCCAACAATGCTCGGTATCGCGGAATGGGCGGGTACTTCACGGAGAGCGACTTTGCCAGTTCGACCGCTCGCTCGGTTTCGATTTCCTGGTGTTCAAGGTTTTGTTCGTCGCGCGATCCAAACCTGCGCGTGATGAGCATTTCGCTTAGCTCACACTGGTAATCCGGAACGTTAGGAAACTCGGCCACAAGCTCTTCCAGAATTGCGATGCCCGCACTACGCAGCTGATCCGCCTTTTTGCGACGCTGCCCCTGGGACGAGGTTCGGTAGGCTCTCGCCAGCGATAACCGGTAGTCCGCCTTTTCAGGATGTTCTTCGACCAGAGACTCCAGAAGCTCGACCGCGTCTCGATGGCATCGCCGCGCCTCGGAATACCGGCGAATCAGCTGCAACACCTGCCCGAGGTTATGTTCGGTTCTCGCGCGCTCTGCACGGAATTCTGCGTCGTTTTGATGCGTCGTCTTCAGCAGCATTTGCTTCGCTCGGCGGAATTCGCCCTCCGCTTCTGCAAACCGACTGGAACGGAACATCCCAAGGCCCATCTGATTAATCGTGCTGGCTCGTTCCGCGACGACAGCGGCGTTGTCAGACGCGTTTTCAGCTTCCAGAATCTGCAGGCATCTGCGGTATGCCTGTTCGGCTTTTGTGTTTTGTCCAAGTCGCTGATAGATGTCTCCCACACGTCGGTGGACTTTCGCAGTGTCCCTTCTGAGTTGCGGGTTGGTCGTATTCTGCCTTGCGAATCGGTCATAAAACCGCAGGGCATTTTGAAGTACAGCAGCGTTGTAATCGGTCACCGCCAGTTGCGGTTCAAAGCCTGCTTCAGGGTCATCGGCATCGCCGGTCGCGATCGGATGAGCCATCCAGCTTGATGCGAATCGCTCAAGGATCTGATCCATCGACTCCAATGCCAAAGACAGATTCGCCTCCGCCCGTGCACCTTGTACAACAGCCTCGCTCCATTTCGAGCTGATCATAACAAATGACAACACCGCCCCTAAAACGAGCGCAGAACTTAGTGTTGCAACAATTGGGTTACGTCGTGTCCAGCGCCACAGTCGGCCGGAAATTCCAATCGGGCGAGCGGCCACAGGTCGCCCATCAAGGAAGCGCCTCAGATCATCGGCCAAATCTGCGGCAGACGAATACCGTTGCGCAGATTTACCAGCCATTGCCTTGTGAACGATCGCGGCCAAATCGGGTGGAATTCCAGGACGCAGCGTTGTGGCTGGGACAACATCGCCTTTCATGATTTTGTTGATCAGCTTTGCTTTGCTCTGTTCCGAAAATGCGGGCCTTAAAGTCAACAATTCGTAGAGCGTCACTCCCAGGCTGTAGAGATCGCTTCGAGCGTCCTGTTTTCCGTTCAGATGTTCGGGAGCCATAAAACGAAGCGTGCCGACAACCTCCGCGCGGTCATTTCGTTCTTCCGATTCCAACAGAGTGGCCAGACCGAAATCGGTCACCCAGACAGTCCCCTGAGGATCCAGAATCAGATTTCCCGGTTTGATATCTCGGTGCAGCACGCCGTGAGCGTGAGCGTATGCCAGCGCTGCCGAAACCTGAATTCCGATGTCTGCCACCGTTCGGAAATCAAGCAAGTCTGCGACCGGCGAGTGCACCTCCGACTCTGCATTCGACAGGTCGCTTGCGACACTGGCGGTGGTCACGACTTCCGAATCTGCGTCGCTTTCCGTGATGTTGGTCACGGTGCTGGAAAACGCGATTGGCGGTGTGTAAGTGAGATTTCCCTTCGTGACGGATGGATCCGGTTCCGTCATGGCGGGCTGCACAAATTGATCCAGTCCTTTTCCCTGAATGCACTGCATGACGTAGTAGTGCAGTCCATCCTGTTGACCAACGCCGAACACAGGAACAATATTCGTATGGTGCAGACTGGCCGCCGTTCGCGCTTCACTGTGAAACCGCTTTAGCTGACGCGAATCTGCAAGCACCTGACGCGGAAACAACTTCACCGCCACTCGACGCCCCAGCGACTGCTGTTCAGCTTCGTACACCACCCCCATACCACCGCGACCGACTTCGCAAATGATGCGATAATCTCCCAGCTGTTCGGGCGCTTCGACCTGCAGGTCGATTCGGGTGGAAGACGATGACAGCCGATTCCGGCGAAACTTCTCCATCGCCAGCATGGCTGGGAATAGCCCTCGAATCTCCGAGGCCAGTTCCGGGTGGGAGGAGGCGTATTCCTGCACACTCGCGACCTCGCCACGGCGCCGCCGATCCAGAAATTCCTCCGCCAGAACTTCAACCGGATTGCGGTGTTCTGCATGATCAGTGATCACGTCGTTGTAGGCGTCATACTTCATCAAAGAACCCTGGTATGTCCTGCAGGACTTCCTGCAACCGAGACAATGCACGGACATAGCGGTTGCTGGCGGCCGCTTCTTTTAGCCCCAGCACCTCCGCAACTTCGCTGTTTCGCAATTCTTCAAAATGCCTTAGTGCCAGAATTTCTCGATCGATCTCATCCATGTTATCCAGCGCTTCTTCAATGATCGAAATCATCTCGGCCCGCATCGCCAACTGACTGGGCGACGCCAGATGTGCAGCAAGCTGCATCGCCATCGATGCTGATGTGGCCGCCAGTCGACGGTGGTCCAGCGAAACTTCCTGTTTCACATTGCGAACTTCTGCTTTCAAGTGTCGTCGGTGAACGTCAATCAGCCGTTGCGTCGTCAGTTGGCGCAGCCAGACATAAAACGACAGTTCGGGCTTCTTTCGGTAGTGCTCCAGACGCTGGACAGCATCAATGTAAACCTCCTGCAAAATGTCGGAAGGATCTTCTCGCGCTCGAAGACGACGGTCCATGCGGAATTCAAGCATCTGCTTCAGTCGACTTCGGGATTGCGAGAACTGCTCGATAAAGCTTTGTTCATCGCCCGCCTCAATGGGAATCGAGGGGTCTTTATGGGGGCCTGAATCCGACATGTACTCTCTAACTAAATACGTTGTCGCCGTTTGGCTTACACAGGAATTCGGGCGAATTTTGACCGGTCTGAGAATTCCGTGGATCACTCGATCGTGGTGAATCGCAATCACAACGACGACGCGCGTTTTTTGAAGGGAGGCAGGCTGGTCATTCATCGTATCCGGCATTCTGCGCGTGCACGACAAAAAGTCCCGGTCGGAACACAAATACGCGTGTTTTCAGCGGCCGCATCAGACGCGGCACGCCAGTCATTTGCCGGCCACCGTGAACAATCTGGCCAAAACCAGTGTAGAACGGCGTGGCGAGCCGTTTACAGGAGAAGACACATCGCGAACACATTCACCAAACAGGACGAGCCACGCGGCACACGACGCTGCCTGTTGAGTTGGAATGGGAATTGAAATGATTACTCAGACAAACATTTCTGTGATCAAAGACCCAGATGCGCGCTTGATGGTGCGCGTCGGCCAGGGCGACTTTGCGGCATTCGACGAATTGATGTCCCGATATCAAAAACGCGTCCACGGTTTGGTCATTCAAATGATGGGCAACGATGTGGAAGCAGAAGATCTGGTGCAACAGGTGTTTCTGCGAGTCTTCAGTGCGCGCAATACCTACGTGCCGTCTGCGCAGTTTGTCACATGGCTGTTTAAAATTACCCGAAACGTGGCTCTAACAGCTCGCCACAGTCGAGCCCGACGGAAGAATTCTTCGTGGTCTCAGCAACATCCCTTAAGCAAAGACCGAGCGCAACATGATCAGGTCACTTCCGAGGCTGGCCCATCGGAATTTGCTGAACGAACGGAATTGCTGAATCAACTTCATTCGGCCATGAATCGGCTCAGTGAACGAGAGCAGAACGCTCTTAAATTGGTCTATTTCGAGGGCAAGAATGCGCATACGGCCGCGACGCAATTGGGCACGTCAGC
This DNA window, taken from Fuerstiella marisgermanici, encodes the following:
- a CDS encoding serine/threonine-protein kinase, with the protein product MKYDAYNDVITDHAEHRNPVEVLAEEFLDRRRRGEVASVQEYASSHPELASEIRGLFPAMLAMEKFRRNRLSSSSTRIDLQVEAPEQLGDYRIICEVGRGGMGVVYEAEQQSLGRRVAVKLFPRQVLADSRQLKRFHSEARTAASLHHTNIVPVFGVGQQDGLHYYVMQCIQGKGLDQFVQPAMTEPDPSVTKGNLTYTPPIAFSSTVTNITESDADSEVVTTASVASDLSNAESEVHSPVADLLDFRTVADIGIQVSAALAYAHAHGVLHRDIKPGNLILDPQGTVWVTDFGLATLLESEERNDRAEVVGTLRFMAPEHLNGKQDARSDLYSLGVTLYELLTLRPAFSEQSKAKLINKIMKGDVVPATTLRPGIPPDLAAIVHKAMAGKSAQRYSSAADLADDLRRFLDGRPVAARPIGISGRLWRWTRRNPIVATLSSALVLGAVLSFVMISSKWSEAVVQGARAEANLSLALESMDQILERFASSWMAHPIATGDADDPEAGFEPQLAVTDYNAAVLQNALRFYDRFARQNTTNPQLRRDTAKVHRRVGDIYQRLGQNTKAEQAYRRCLQILEAENASDNAAVVAERASTINQMGLGMFRSSRFAEAEGEFRRAKQMLLKTTHQNDAEFRAERARTEHNLGQVLQLIRRYSEARRCHRDAVELLESLVEEHPEKADYRLSLARAYRTSSQGQRRKKADQLRSAGIAILEELVAEFPNVPDYQCELSEMLITRRFGSRDEQNLEHQEIETERAVELAKSLSVKYPPIPRYRALLARTLKEQAGILSRTASPAAADERFEESVLLYQGLVEDFSDVPVYGFFLAYSLREHAKNLRKLDRLSDAETALLDGITALKHYLSLRPESSFGNYGLAGMFEDLGEVLTDSGAHASAKAAFEEANEIRLLLGQPQG
- a CDS encoding RNA polymerase sigma factor, translating into MITQTNISVIKDPDARLMVRVGQGDFAAFDELMSRYQKRVHGLVIQMMGNDVEAEDLVQQVFLRVFSARNTYVPSAQFVTWLFKITRNVALTARHSRARRKNSSWSQQHPLSKDRAQHDQVTSEAGPSEFAERTELLNQLHSAMNRLSEREQNALKLVYFEGKNAHTAATQLGTSAIAVKSLVSRARNKLRNTLRPSA
- a CDS encoding sigma-70 family RNA polymerase sigma factor, which encodes MSDSGPHKDPSIPIEAGDEQSFIEQFSQSRSRLKQMLEFRMDRRLRAREDPSDILQEVYIDAVQRLEHYRKKPELSFYVWLRQLTTQRLIDVHRRHLKAEVRNVKQEVSLDHRRLAATSASMAMQLAAHLASPSQLAMRAEMISIIEEALDNMDEIDREILALRHFEELRNSEVAEVLGLKEAAASNRYVRALSRLQEVLQDIPGFFDEV